The Methanohalophilus portucalensis genome window below encodes:
- a CDS encoding PGF-CTERM sorting domain-containing protein, whose amino-acid sequence MHLDTMISAICTLNKNHYWFIFIEAQILEEPEGEEVTDEPAAETEDESAQTPGFTAIFAVALIAGAALIMRKD is encoded by the coding sequence GTGCACTTAGATACGATGATCTCAGCAATTTGCACTCTGAATAAGAATCATTATTGGTTTATATTTATAGAAGCCCAAATTTTAGAGGAACCTGAAGGTGAAGAAGTAACAGATGAACCTGCAGCTGAAACTGAAGATGAGAGTGCTCAGACACCCGGATTTACCGCCATTTTTGCAGTGGCACTGATTGCAGGTGCAGCACTGATTATGCGGAAGGACTGA
- a CDS encoding IS5 family transposase, whose product MLSNEYLNFIDTAMSVAGRSHLPIYSCKYSKRKYTQHQLLTLILFKDYINENYRKFVKIVDLMDSVQSKIGIKQVPHFTTLHKFTNRISSFYFNSLLHQTLKLFYSHGEKIPLVAIDSSGFTGGHCSYYYSVRTGKKRRSYLKTSIAVDVENFIVTGFKISGKPVHDAKHASTLLRQCHKRRKADCYLMDKGYDSEKVHALINEELKAEAIIPVRCRKRKKIRGKYRRKMRDEFDEDIYHYRNLVETMFSVLKRKYREELRATKYRNQVKEVKFKLLIHNIDRSVSVSVIIQMGISTEPEI is encoded by the coding sequence ATTTTGTCAAATGAGTACTTAAACTTTATCGATACAGCTATGTCTGTAGCTGGAAGATCCCATCTTCCAATCTACAGCTGTAAGTATTCCAAAAGAAAGTATACTCAACATCAGTTACTGACTTTGATATTATTCAAAGATTACATAAATGAAAATTACAGAAAATTTGTTAAAATTGTTGACTTAATGGATAGTGTTCAGTCCAAGATTGGTATAAAACAAGTACCTCACTTCACAACATTACACAAATTTACCAATAGAATATCTTCATTCTATTTCAATAGCTTACTTCACCAAACTCTGAAACTCTTCTATTCGCATGGCGAAAAAATACCTCTGGTTGCTATTGATTCAAGTGGATTTACAGGAGGACATTGTAGCTACTATTATTCTGTAAGAACAGGAAAAAAGAGACGGTCGTATCTGAAAACAAGTATAGCTGTTGACGTTGAGAATTTCATTGTAACTGGTTTTAAGATTTCAGGTAAACCTGTGCATGATGCAAAGCATGCATCGACATTACTTAGACAATGTCACAAAAGGAGAAAAGCTGATTGTTATCTGATGGATAAAGGATATGATTCTGAAAAGGTACATGCTCTAATCAATGAAGAATTGAAAGCAGAAGCCATCATACCCGTAAGATGCAGAAAAAGGAAAAAGATCAGGGGAAAATACCGTCGTAAAATGAGAGATGAATTTGATGAAGACATCTATCATTATAGAAACCTGGTAGAGACGATGTTTTCTGTTTTGAAAAGGAAGTATAGGGAAGAACTCAGGGCAACAAAATACAGAAATCAGGTCAAAGAGGTCAAGTTCAAATTATTAATCCATAATATAGACAGGTCTGTCTCTGTTTCAGTAATTATTCAAATGGGGATTTCTACAGAGCCTGAAATATAG
- a CDS encoding transglutaminase domain-containing protein, which yields MGISTEPEYVPYFGSLKGAHLTYMDRKGNDADLASLTISLLRASDIPARYVYGTIELDSEQAKNYFGMENESAIEDMLLKNGISAQSVSNGIQFDHIWVEAYVDGNWIQFDPSFKQYNYTSGMDLISLAQDSDNYSSILQDNINTSGDNVTGINISGINSSFSIMSDNFSSLINTKYANKSNSEIFGTKQIIPHTDYDTIPEELPYKTIGVHGEYADLPDIFNHKLGINFTGIDIVLDTTEVAGKRISVFYEPSNEDDRTNFNSTDNLSELNALEINMSALLRVDGALKAVGDPETLGSEQELEISFIAPGGQTDSYTRTLQTGAYFVIGLALQPVSTAHMSERVERYEVTSELLDMDYFNVTKDELYGELLNLQALTFWGKYGLYNNIAAKATNVVYTRHPSVILVGTEFDITEADDNRSIKMNGVYTDIVRDIINPAAKDGDSAKSYAFLFTRGMTASSMEQSMLSLSYNVTAYSTSEIIREAGDQGIPILTLNDSNWADKNSSLSISKDQKIIVENAVESGYTVIVPGEEVEVGNFTGSVFIVFDPATGASSYYGPDGKGWGWLDTLKTGLEAGVSAAGSVVKGTAKVIADTGGKVAGVATGVISTVGEAVNGTGSTIARVAKTAVTGAVNAAGYVVTTVVPTAAAGVTAATTAGLVVVTAFTADRVTELSKTVIDVYDAKADYEKSMTEYKETQEKLKDKKEQIRKEDLEVKKEELKEKKEELEEKKEKVEEEEEIDLDKEKEEQEDKEDDDLDEEEKDKEEDDDFPGDEEKPDEKELEDELELDDLPEPEDDPLEPSSPGGDHPDDTFSVASSKLRNSDMTSLQIRNAYKKGYTTPVRLNEYKLGQLDMEKFRDYTNNEDLATIYNLSDSQSSIYTNIVKNYDTINEELELAPDVLMLQKGFYASAKSMVENRGIPVQLIRVQDFTTADTEQLVHDTPVLFLPSGSLYGLDSSTLIRDKFAEYVAEGGTLFVMAQQHGYEYNILPHNGTRSVGGAGWQEDQSCLYNAASIGTYHPAVSGQPNPTLTVNIDGYFTTYPENSTIILKRNKNSMPAMLAYDYYNGTVIATSVYDDWAYFDGASTLQGELLVRDVLAWAENPANVEAILDTDSIEIPVNITNKGDFAATKVNFTFTDPLGSSEVEDTINLDPELEPGSSREVNFSCDPRNGSTLGVWNLDYILVNESDTIYTEYDARKVAIGKYVTSDKGYSTTPDITYSVRSTNDHFAYGSNAVFTVTVWNHGNNDQNVTLKYCFPHHGWIEYDDAYGIKESDRSWYNLEEEIEVPAQGSASFNHELENVRTFDRLWSKLYDSNDKKIGSSSLGFYSFNPKLEIEFDSRDTFRLNSNNTLNFTINEETGNIYNASVEVKIYDAKSNLIKRENTISNITDDQPYNGSINFSPEKTGSYNFVVEVTKDDRRLGTNSQYILAKEKVLNIDVSEEPVYRFNATNTFNITVENMEKTNFSGLEIETIYVTPDGNTAYSDTMTLDLEAESSRQVGIQIPFNETFFGRHTVSFTLLEDTNILDDTEYSFDYSPKLWAHLSSSVLVKDTEEIIKVSVTNGNAPAELMLNISSPEDIGYQNYSKIVLDAGERKDIEYELPVKSNVAAGAITIDLQANEKSKQDYSLITKQLTYTGGTSKLTPSLPSYAVAGSNLTFNITNEGPSDTSTDYSIYFLGTSENGEGIEIEDNATINVEVPVPMVSSGEYNLAYDIQNMGTSRTTRQSIPVQVRGLDLNMSMEEDELRADGYIPVILNNSGIDTTVDLRAQLRKGSSNSVFTKENVTLDSGEEKIVEIPLSPSLPSGAYALSLSYENSSYDMSGEREYSTKINGLDLDFNVVENEHVTGESLGFVIENVGKLDAVSDVKIWLDNEELGTQQASTPSGEQSVLTYNIPENLPTGSYNLFVRCGEQNSGRILTFSKTIPVSGLEYKLELETQTVTPNEYLIASVLNTGAIPLSGDYELRIMDNGIQIENSTGTISSAGIGETEELSLEVPVGLESGTYTFTFEFTDQLGREDSRAVPAYIPDPSFEITLNRTEYSQGDSIGVSLDNITTIDNGQFTMTFFDAKNNTISNATEEKDASSGSVDLAFEIPEGIMSGNYILFVDVKDKDTGLSNSTSASLPVEGITITPQIRTDRTKYLENDNVSYDVRLNYTGSVPEGNASIKAYLQEGVSSSDEFTLETNFSPYLLKGDSEFIVNLNYNLLNIYDISSQAWTEMEVPVESWEADVTLTEDYIWITSDANLLRIDKNTKDISIFNESNSDYNESEVSLIEGHNEDLWILDSESVSVYTISDGLGTSDINVPDISKPKDITSFEEIVAVIDSSGTIHEYNYTSDDVLTYETGLTNVREFEYSQRIYWIVYQTYELELELYSYNPENPETSGPEESMGPTSGLATAGEKLYALEVYTNWLYIFDGENWNEYSGDMIPQNTQYELESGDGSVLVYGGYFNQELHDEGGGDFIQGGWITSLSGQEKQLVMDKTVNLADFDNEGTYLNYQDKYLSDNQGRLTFELEAVTDYNQITDTDRVSVDVYEKDVSVALSTAKEYYRTDETINANVLVSNNAPALFERELVLLIDGNEFNRSDLSIASAENSRLEVEIPDLNPGNHTVSVVVGDTVVTRDIIVEDPVIQVSMNAPEIVNHEAFTVELFAKNPGNVEARTDVKIKNLVLDEDEFGFVLPPGTSRSVEFNATIDTNTTIIANFTGDSSENLTKEIELGERVDIDCQCQPIYRAGTVEIPVNITNIGEYNSDFNITFSVNATTQTNRSYLLGINQSIEDVLVFDLAEGDYTLNASGDIPVVFEEVSFSANELVDFETGELDIVSGNLTFLVNVSNGQPQLPFNGTLSVVTDFYEDTEMINLSAEENISTGYEIPLPESSGNYTLNVTLLENEKVINFTNSTFNIELPQFNVVPASSNKQRVQPAETVTYNFTVSNTGSVGGMTDMYLDIPGIYEESMAYWIDSGEKHNFSFSFKAPDDLPEGYYRMYYGLEENELNESSFYLEGANVTVTSWLDRRSYLPGENATLTMQISNNGNHTLDLYSRVKYFDFEDIHNFTVDGSNTSNFSVEIPISETDNKVFISVYLNAPEGGEDSGRSLYINSDYIHDKRDINGLRISTEKQAYEAEETVTMNVNVTRADNLTIVGPGLDHEEYITGNTTIEFEVPNIMSGMYSYDITYGNTSGEYLLDIHGFKLIVKAAEIEMEKEGE from the coding sequence ATGGGGATTTCTACAGAGCCCGAATACGTACCCTATTTTGGTTCCCTAAAGGGAGCCCACCTTACCTATATGGATCGAAAAGGCAATGATGCTGATCTAGCTTCTCTTACAATAAGTCTCCTCAGGGCTTCTGATATCCCTGCTCGCTATGTTTACGGGACAATAGAGCTCGATAGCGAACAGGCAAAGAATTATTTTGGGATGGAAAATGAAAGTGCCATTGAGGATATGCTTCTGAAAAATGGAATATCCGCACAATCTGTTTCTAATGGAATACAGTTTGATCATATATGGGTAGAGGCCTATGTAGATGGAAATTGGATTCAATTTGACCCATCTTTCAAACAATACAATTATACTTCTGGAATGGATCTCATAAGTCTTGCACAGGATTCAGATAATTATAGTTCCATTCTGCAAGATAATATCAATACTTCCGGTGATAATGTAACTGGCATTAATATTTCAGGCATAAATAGTTCTTTTTCTATAATGAGTGACAATTTCAGTTCTCTTATCAATACCAAATATGCAAACAAGAGCAACAGTGAAATTTTTGGCACAAAACAAATCATACCTCACACAGATTACGATACTATACCAGAAGAACTTCCATATAAGACAATAGGAGTGCATGGAGAATATGCAGACCTGCCCGATATATTCAACCATAAATTGGGAATTAATTTCACTGGAATTGATATTGTCCTGGATACAACAGAGGTAGCAGGAAAAAGGATCTCTGTTTTTTATGAACCCAGCAATGAGGACGATAGGACTAATTTTAACAGTACAGATAATCTAAGTGAATTGAATGCACTTGAAATTAATATGTCCGCACTTCTTAGAGTGGACGGCGCACTAAAAGCTGTTGGAGATCCAGAAACACTGGGTTCTGAACAAGAGCTGGAAATTAGTTTCATTGCACCGGGCGGGCAAACTGATTCCTACACCCGTACACTTCAAACAGGTGCTTATTTTGTAATTGGTCTTGCATTGCAACCGGTTTCAACTGCTCATATGTCTGAGAGAGTAGAAAGGTATGAAGTAACCAGTGAACTGCTGGATATGGATTATTTCAATGTTACAAAAGACGAATTATATGGGGAACTTTTGAACTTACAGGCACTTACTTTTTGGGGGAAATACGGATTATACAATAATATTGCTGCTAAAGCTACAAACGTTGTATATACCAGACATCCATCTGTGATTCTCGTTGGAACTGAGTTTGATATTACTGAAGCAGATGATAATAGAAGTATAAAGATGAACGGTGTTTATACAGACATCGTACGGGACATTATAAATCCTGCAGCAAAAGATGGTGATTCTGCAAAGTCATATGCTTTTCTTTTTACCCGGGGAATGACCGCATCTTCTATGGAACAGAGCATGCTTTCCCTTAGTTACAATGTAACAGCCTACTCCACTTCGGAAATTATAAGAGAAGCAGGAGATCAAGGCATTCCGATACTAACACTTAATGATTCAAACTGGGCAGATAAAAATTCCTCCCTCAGTATCTCTAAAGATCAGAAAATAATAGTAGAAAATGCTGTAGAATCAGGGTATACTGTTATTGTTCCCGGTGAAGAAGTAGAAGTCGGTAATTTTACAGGAAGTGTGTTTATTGTTTTTGATCCGGCTACCGGCGCTTCTTCTTATTACGGTCCTGATGGAAAAGGATGGGGTTGGCTGGATACCCTTAAAACCGGCCTGGAAGCAGGTGTATCAGCAGCCGGTAGTGTTGTGAAAGGAACTGCAAAGGTTATCGCTGATACCGGAGGCAAAGTTGCTGGAGTTGCTACAGGTGTAATCAGTACGGTAGGAGAAGCAGTAAATGGAACTGGATCTACAATTGCCCGGGTTGCAAAAACAGCAGTAACAGGAGCGGTCAATGCAGCCGGATATGTGGTGACAACAGTCGTCCCCACTGCTGCTGCTGGCGTAACAGCAGCTACTACTGCAGGACTTGTTGTTGTAACGGCTTTTACAGCTGACCGTGTAACCGAACTTAGTAAAACTGTTATTGATGTTTATGATGCAAAAGCAGATTATGAAAAATCAATGACAGAATATAAAGAAACTCAGGAGAAACTAAAGGATAAGAAAGAGCAGATTAGAAAAGAAGATCTGGAAGTGAAAAAGGAAGAACTGAAAGAGAAGAAAGAGGAACTTGAAGAGAAGAAGGAAAAGGTCGAAGAAGAGGAAGAGATTGATCTGGATAAGGAGAAAGAAGAGCAGGAAGATAAAGAAGACGATGACTTAGACGAAGAGGAAAAGGATAAAGAAGAGGATGACGATTTTCCCGGAGATGAAGAGAAGCCCGATGAAAAAGAGCTGGAAGATGAACTTGAACTTGATGACCTGCCAGAACCCGAAGACGATCCACTAGAACCTTCCAGTCCCGGAGGAGATCACCCGGATGATACATTCAGTGTGGCAAGTTCAAAACTCCGTAATAGTGATATGACAAGTTTACAGATCAGGAATGCTTATAAAAAAGGATATACAACTCCTGTACGCCTCAATGAATATAAGCTCGGCCAGCTTGATATGGAAAAGTTCAGGGATTATACAAATAACGAAGATTTGGCAACAATTTATAATCTCAGTGATTCCCAATCAAGTATCTATACCAATATTGTAAAGAACTATGATACCATTAATGAAGAACTTGAACTGGCACCCGATGTATTGATGCTTCAAAAAGGCTTCTATGCATCTGCAAAATCAATGGTTGAAAACAGAGGAATACCTGTTCAACTGATAAGGGTTCAGGATTTCACTACTGCTGACACCGAGCAGCTTGTACATGACACACCGGTGCTATTTTTACCTTCAGGCTCTTTATATGGCTTGGATTCATCGACTCTCATAAGAGATAAATTTGCAGAATATGTGGCAGAGGGTGGAACTTTATTTGTAATGGCCCAGCAGCATGGTTATGAATATAATATCCTCCCCCACAATGGTACAAGATCGGTTGGAGGAGCGGGATGGCAGGAAGACCAGAGCTGTCTGTACAATGCGGCAAGTATCGGTACTTACCATCCGGCGGTTTCAGGCCAGCCAAACCCAACCCTTACAGTAAACATTGATGGTTATTTTACCACCTATCCAGAAAATTCTACTATCATTTTGAAGCGTAATAAGAATAGTATGCCTGCCATGCTTGCTTACGATTACTATAATGGAACTGTAATTGCAACCTCGGTATATGACGATTGGGCTTACTTTGATGGCGCTTCAACTTTGCAGGGCGAACTTCTAGTACGTGATGTACTGGCATGGGCAGAAAATCCGGCCAATGTAGAAGCAATACTTGATACAGATAGTATAGAGATCCCGGTAAACATAACCAACAAAGGAGATTTTGCAGCCACAAAGGTCAATTTCACGTTTACCGATCCACTTGGCAGTTCTGAGGTTGAAGACACAATAAATCTTGATCCCGAACTTGAACCCGGCTCAAGCAGGGAAGTCAATTTCTCCTGTGACCCAAGAAACGGGAGCACACTTGGTGTGTGGAACCTGGACTATATTCTTGTAAATGAGAGTGACACAATATACACTGAATATGATGCCAGAAAAGTTGCTATTGGAAAATATGTTACCTCTGATAAGGGATACAGTACAACCCCTGATATTACCTATAGTGTCAGGTCAACCAATGACCATTTTGCTTACGGAAGTAATGCGGTTTTTACAGTCACAGTTTGGAATCACGGGAATAATGATCAAAATGTCACTTTAAAATATTGTTTCCCGCATCACGGCTGGATAGAATATGATGATGCTTATGGAATAAAGGAAAGCGACCGTTCATGGTACAACCTCGAAGAAGAAATTGAAGTACCAGCTCAGGGTAGCGCTTCTTTCAATCACGAACTTGAAAATGTACGTACATTTGATCGTTTATGGTCCAAACTTTATGACAGTAATGATAAAAAGATCGGATCTTCGAGTCTTGGTTTCTATTCCTTCAATCCCAAACTGGAAATTGAATTTGATTCCAGAGATACATTTAGGCTCAATAGTAACAATACGTTGAATTTCACAATTAATGAGGAAACAGGAAATATTTACAATGCATCAGTAGAGGTGAAAATATATGATGCAAAATCCAACCTGATTAAGCGTGAAAATACAATTTCGAACATAACCGATGATCAGCCTTATAATGGCAGCATAAATTTCAGCCCTGAAAAGACTGGTAGTTATAATTTTGTGGTTGAAGTCACAAAAGATGACCGGCGGCTTGGCACCAATTCCCAATACATTCTTGCAAAAGAAAAGGTTTTGAACATTGATGTGTCAGAAGAACCTGTTTATCGCTTCAATGCAACAAACACTTTCAACATCACTGTTGAAAATATGGAAAAGACAAATTTCAGTGGCCTTGAAATTGAAACTATTTATGTGACACCTGACGGGAATACAGCTTATTCCGATACAATGACATTGGATCTTGAAGCTGAAAGTTCCCGCCAAGTTGGAATTCAGATACCTTTTAATGAAACATTCTTTGGAAGGCATACTGTATCATTCACCCTCCTGGAAGATACGAATATACTGGATGATACAGAATACTCCTTTGACTATTCACCCAAACTGTGGGCTCATCTTTCATCATCTGTTCTGGTGAAGGATACAGAAGAAATCATTAAGGTATCTGTTACCAACGGAAATGCTCCTGCCGAGCTTATGCTTAACATAAGCAGTCCAGAGGATATAGGATATCAAAACTATAGCAAAATTGTGCTGGATGCAGGAGAAAGGAAGGATATCGAATATGAGTTGCCAGTGAAATCAAATGTAGCTGCAGGTGCAATTACGATAGACCTCCAGGCAAATGAAAAATCAAAACAGGATTATTCATTGATAACCAAGCAATTGACATATACAGGCGGGACGTCAAAACTTACCCCCTCGTTACCATCATACGCAGTAGCAGGCAGCAATCTTACTTTCAACATTACAAATGAAGGGCCTTCAGATACCAGCACCGATTATTCTATATATTTCCTTGGAACTTCGGAAAATGGTGAAGGAATTGAAATAGAGGACAATGCAACCATAAATGTAGAGGTCCCGGTCCCAATGGTAAGTTCCGGAGAATACAATCTGGCATATGATATTCAGAATATGGGCACTTCCAGAACCACCCGGCAATCCATTCCTGTACAAGTTAGGGGTCTTGACCTGAATATGTCCATGGAAGAAGACGAGTTGCGTGCTGATGGGTATATACCTGTGATACTTAATAATTCAGGTATTGATACGACAGTTGACCTGAGAGCACAACTTAGAAAGGGCAGTTCTAATTCTGTATTCACAAAAGAAAATGTCACATTGGATTCTGGTGAAGAAAAAATTGTGGAAATTCCTCTCTCACCTTCACTTCCCAGTGGAGCATACGCCTTGAGTTTGAGTTATGAGAACAGCAGTTATGATATGAGTGGCGAGAGGGAGTATAGCACAAAAATAAATGGACTTGATCTGGATTTTAATGTTGTTGAAAATGAACATGTTACCGGAGAAAGTCTTGGTTTTGTAATTGAAAACGTTGGAAAGCTGGATGCTGTATCTGATGTAAAGATTTGGTTGGATAATGAAGAGCTGGGAACTCAGCAGGCTTCAACTCCCTCAGGAGAACAATCGGTACTTACCTATAATATTCCTGAAAACCTTCCTACAGGGTCTTATAATTTGTTTGTCCGCTGTGGAGAACAAAACAGTGGAAGAATTCTGACATTTTCAAAGACAATTCCTGTATCCGGTTTAGAATATAAACTGGAATTAGAAACCCAAACTGTAACACCCAATGAATATCTTATAGCTAGTGTTTTGAATACAGGAGCAATTCCTCTTTCAGGAGACTATGAACTTAGAATCATGGATAATGGCATCCAAATTGAAAATTCCACTGGAACAATTTCTTCGGCTGGTATCGGAGAAACTGAGGAATTGTCTCTGGAAGTACCCGTCGGTCTGGAAAGTGGCACCTATACTTTCACTTTTGAGTTTACAGACCAGCTGGGTAGAGAAGATAGCAGGGCTGTGCCTGCCTATATTCCAGATCCAAGCTTTGAGATTACTCTTAATCGTACCGAATATAGCCAGGGAGATTCAATAGGTGTGTCACTGGACAATATCACAACTATTGATAATGGCCAGTTTACAATGACCTTCTTTGATGCAAAGAACAATACTATTTCAAATGCTACTGAGGAAAAGGATGCATCCAGTGGTTCTGTGGACCTTGCATTTGAAATCCCTGAAGGTATTATGTCGGGTAATTACATTTTGTTCGTTGATGTCAAAGACAAAGATACTGGTTTGAGTAATTCCACTTCTGCATCATTGCCAGTAGAAGGAATTACTATTACTCCACAGATCAGAACTGACAGAACAAAATATCTTGAAAATGACAATGTATCCTATGATGTCAGGTTAAATTACACCGGTTCAGTACCCGAAGGAAATGCATCTATCAAAGCCTATTTGCAAGAAGGTGTGTCATCTTCTGATGAATTTACTCTGGAAACTAACTTTAGTCCATACCTACTAAAAGGAGATAGTGAGTTTATTGTAAATTTAAATTACAATTTACTCAATATTTATGATATATCTTCACAGGCCTGGACTGAAATGGAAGTGCCAGTTGAAAGTTGGGAAGCTGACGTCACATTAACTGAAGATTATATCTGGATTACGTCTGATGCCAATCTGCTTCGTATTGATAAGAATACAAAAGATATCTCAATATTCAATGAATCAAATAGTGACTATAATGAATCTGAAGTTTCATTAATTGAAGGTCATAATGAAGATTTATGGATACTTGATTCTGAAAGTGTTTCTGTTTACACTATCTCTGATGGATTGGGAACATCGGATATCAATGTTCCAGATATAAGTAAGCCAAAGGACATTACGTCTTTTGAAGAGATAGTTGCTGTTATTGATTCATCTGGAACTATACATGAATATAACTACACATCTGATGATGTTTTAACTTATGAAACAGGACTTACGAATGTTCGTGAGTTTGAGTACAGCCAGAGGATTTACTGGATAGTCTATCAAACATATGAATTAGAATTAGAGCTGTATAGTTATAATCCTGAAAATCCTGAAACTTCAGGTCCCGAAGAAAGTATGGGACCCACTTCTGGATTAGCCACCGCGGGTGAGAAACTATATGCTTTAGAAGTATATACTAATTGGCTATACATCTTCGACGGTGAAAACTGGAATGAATACAGTGGAGATATGATACCGCAAAATACCCAATACGAATTAGAAAGCGGTGACGGAAGTGTACTGGTATATGGTGGATACTTCAACCAAGAATTACATGACGAAGGTGGAGGCGACTTCATTCAAGGAGGTTGGATTACATCCCTTAGTGGCCAAGAAAAGCAACTTGTCATGGATAAAACCGTCAACCTTGCAGATTTCGACAATGAAGGTACATATCTGAATTATCAGGACAAATACCTTTCAGATAATCAAGGACGATTGACCTTTGAACTCGAAGCTGTAACCGATTATAACCAGATAACGGATACTGACCGGGTTTCTGTAGATGTCTATGAAAAAGATGTCTCTGTGGCACTTTCTACTGCAAAGGAATATTACAGGACAGATGAGACGATTAATGCCAATGTTCTTGTTTCCAATAATGCTCCTGCACTATTTGAAAGGGAGCTTGTCCTTTTAATTGATGGGAATGAATTCAATCGATCTGATCTTTCAATCGCATCTGCAGAAAATAGCAGGTTGGAAGTTGAAATCCCCGATCTTAATCCCGGCAATCATACAGTAAGTGTCGTAGTTGGTGATACTGTTGTCACCAGGGATATTATTGTGGAAGATCCTGTAATCCAGGTCAGTATGAATGCTCCAGAAATTGTAAACCATGAGGCATTTACTGTAGAGCTTTTTGCAAAGAATCCGGGTAATGTCGAGGCAAGGACAGATGTGAAAATCAAAAATCTTGTTCTTGATGAGGATGAGTTTGGTTTTGTTCTTCCACCCGGAACCTCAAGGTCTGTAGAGTTTAATGCAACCATTGACACAAACACCACCATTATCGCCAATTTTACAGGAGACAGCTCTGAAAACCTTACAAAAGAGATCGAATTGGGAGAAAGAGTGGATATTGATTGTCAATGTCAGCCTATATACAGAGCCGGAACTGTAGAGATCCCGGTAAACATAACCAACATCGGTGAATATAACAGTGATTTCAATATAACTTTTTCAGTCAACGCAACAACACAGACAAACAGATCATATCTGCTGGGTATAAATCAAAGTATTGAAGACGTGCTGGTCTTTGATCTGGCTGAAGGAGATTATACATTGAATGCAAGTGGTGACATACCTGTTGTGTTTGAAGAGGTTTCTTTCTCTGCAAATGAGTTGGTGGACTTTGAAACTGGAGAATTGGATATTGTCTCAGGCAATCTCACATTCCTGGTTAATGTCAGCAATGGTCAACCACAGCTTCCCTTTAACGGAACTCTGTCGGTAGTTACGGATTTCTATGAAGATACTGAAATGATTAACCTCTCTGCAGAGGAAAATATCAGTACAGGGTACGAAATTCCTTTGCCAGAGTCTTCAGGAAACTATACCCTGAATGTAACTTTGCTTGAAAATGAAAAGGTGATCAATTTCACAAATTCCACTTTCAATATAGAATTACCTCAATTTAATGTTGTACCCGCCTCTTCGAATAAGCAAAGGGTGCAGCCTGCTGAAACGGTCACTTATAATTTCACTGTTTCAAATACAGGTTCTGTTGGAGGAATGACCGATATGTATCTGGATATCCCGGGTATATATGAAGAATCCATGGCTTACTGGATTGACTCTGGAGAAAAACATAATTTCTCCTTCTCTTTCAAAGCACCTGATGACCTTCCTGAAGGTTATTACAGGATGTACTATGGTCTTGAAGAAAACGAGTTAAATGAGAGCAGTTTCTATCTGGAAGGTGCCAATGTTACCGTTACTTCCTGGCTTGACAGGCGGTCTTATCTGCCAGGGGAGAATGCAACCCTTACCATGCAGATCAGCAATAATGGAAACCATACCCTGGATCTTTACAGCAGGGTCAAGTACTTCGATTTTGAAGATATCCATAATTTCACAGTCGATGGTAGCAATACCAGTAACTTCTCAGTGGAAATTCCTATTTCTGAAACCGATAATAAAGTGTTTATCAGTGTCTATCTGAATGCACCCGAGGGGGGAGAGGATTCAGGACGTTCCCTGTATATAAACTCTGATTACATCCATGATAAAAGAGATATCAATGGCCTTCGAATAAGCACAGAAAAGCAGGCATATGAGGCCGAAGAGACCGTTACCATGAATGTTAATGTAACCCGTGCGGACAATCTGACAATAGTTGGTCCCGGCCTTGATCATGAAGAGTATATTACGGGCAATACTACAATCGAATTTGAAGTACCTAACATAATGTCAGGCATGTACAGTTATGATATTACTTATGGGAACACTTCCGGAGAATATCTGTTAGACATACATGGTTTCAAATTGATTGTAAAGGCTGCAGAAATCGAAATGGAAAAGGAAGGTGAATGA